From the genome of Glycine max cultivar Williams 82 chromosome 2, Glycine_max_v4.0, whole genome shotgun sequence, one region includes:
- the LOC100814611 gene encoding FT-interacting protein 1 yields the protein MSSSQAAPKGNQEDYKLKDTKPELGEKWPHGGQRGGSGWIYNERATSTYDLVEQMFYLYVRVVKAKDLPPNPVTSNVDPYVEVKVGNYKGKTRHFEKKTSPEWKQVFAFSKEKIQSSVVEVFVRDKEMVARDDYIGKVEFDIHEVPTRVPPDSPLAPQWYRLENLRGEARSRGEIMLAVWMGTQADEAFPEAWHSDSASVKGDGVYNIRSKVYVNPKLWYLRVNVIEAQDVEPNDKSQPPQVFVKGQVGQQVLKTKLCPTKTPNPMWNEDLVFVAAEPFEEKLVLTVENKASPGKDEVAARISLPLNKFEILLDHRAVHSHWYNLERFGFGVLEGDKRNESKFSSRIHLRVCLEGAYHVLDESTMYISDTRPTARQLWKQPIGILEVGILSAQGLQSMKTNNGKGSTDAYCVAKYGQKWVRTRTITESFNPKWNEQYTWEVYDPCTVITFGVFDNCHLGGGGGQTQVAKVDSKIGKVRIRLSTLEMDRIYTNSYPLLVLKTSGLKKMGELQLAIRFTCLSMAHIIYLYGHPLLPKMHYLHPFTVNQLDSLRYQAMNIVVVRLGRAEPPLRKEVVEYMLDVDSHIWSMRRSKANFFRIVSLFSGAISMSKWLGEVQQWKNPVTTILVHVLFFILICYPELILPTMFLYMFLIGIWNFRFRPRHPPHMDTKLSWAEAAHPDELDEEFDTFPTSKAQDVIRMRYDRLRSVAGRIQTVVGDIATQGERFHALLSWRDPRATSLFVIFCLVVAVALYVTPFKVVASVAGIFWLRHPRFRSKLPSMPSNFFKRLPSCVDGML from the coding sequence ATGAGTTCTTCTCAAGCAGCACCAAAGGGAAACCAAGAGGACTACAAGCTGAAGGACACAAAGCCGGAGCTTGGAGAAAAGTGGCCACATGGAGGGCAACGTGGAGGGAGTGGTTGGATATACAACGAGAGAGCCACAAGCACCTATGACTTGGTGGAGCAAATGTTCTACCTCTATGTCCGTGTTGTGAAAGCCAAGGATCTTCCACCAAACCCTGTCACCAGCAACGTGGACCCTTATGTTGAAGTGAAGGTTGGCAACTACAAGGGGAAAACAAGGCACTTTGAGAAGAAGACAAGCCCTGAGTGGAAGCAGGTTTTTGCATTCTCAAAGGAGAAGATTCAATCCTCAGTTGTTGAGGTTTTTGTGAGGGACAAAGAGATGGTGGCTAGAGATGATTACATTGGGAAAGTGGAGTTTGACATACATGAGGTGCCAACAAGGGTGCCCCCAGATAGCCCTTTGGCTCCTCAATGGTATAGGCTTGAGAATTTGAGGGGTGAAGCAAGAAGTAGAGGGGAGATCATGCTTGCTGTTTGGATGGGGACACAAGCTGATGAAGCATTTCCTGAGGCTTGGCATTCAGATTCTGCTTCAGTTAAGGGAGATGGGGTTTATAACATAAGGTCAAAGGTTTATGTTAACCCAAAATTGTGGTATTTGAGGGTTAATGTGATTGAGGCTCAAGATGTGGAGCCAAATGACAAAAGCCAGCCACCCCAAGTTTTTGTGAAGGGTCAAGTTGGACAACAAGTGCTCAAGACTAAGTTGTGTCCAACAAAAACACCAAACCCAATGTGGAATGAGGATTTGGTGTTTGTGGCAGCAGAGCCCTTTGAGGAGAAGCTTGTGCTCACTGTGGAGAACAAGGCCTCCCCTGGGAAGGATGAGGTTGCGGCTAGAATAAGCTTGCCATTGAACAAGTTCGAGATTCTATTGGATCACCGAGCCGTGCACTCGCATTGGTACAACCTTGAGAGGTTTGGGTTTGGTGTGTTAGAGGGTGACAAGAGAAATGAGTCAAAATTCTCAAGTAGGATTCACCTAAGGGTGTGTCTTGAAGGTGCTTATCATGTCCTGGATGAGTCCACAATGTATATTAGTGACACAAGGCCAACTGCTAGGCAACTTTGGAAGCAACCAATTGGAATTCTTGAAGTGGGGATATTGAGTGCTCAAGGGCTCCAATCTATGAAGACAAACAATGGTAAAGGGTCAACAGATGCTTATTGTGTGGCCAAGTATGGTCAGAAATGGGTGAGAACTAGGACAATCACTGAGAGCTTTAACCCAAAGTGGAATGAGCAATACACATGGGAAGTGTATGATCCTTGCACTGTGATAACCTTTGGGGTCTTTGACAACTGCCATTTGGGTGGTGGTGGAGGGCAAACTCAAGTAGCCAAAGTTGACTCAAAAATTGGCAAGGTGAGGATTCGTTTGTCAACATTGGAAATGGATAGGATCTACACCAACTCATACCCTCTACTTGTTCTGAAAACCTCTGGATTGAAGAAGATGGGGGAACTTCAATTGGCGATTCGTTTCACATGTCTCTCCATGGCTCACATAATCTACCTCTATGGACACCCTTTGTTGCCAAAAATGCATTACCTACATCCATTCACTGTGAACCAATTGGACAGTTTAAGGTACCAAGCTATGAACATTGTGGTGGTTAGGCTTGGGAGAGCAGAACCACCCCTTAGGAAAGAGGTTGTGGAGTACATGCTTGATGTGGACTCTCACATATGGAGCATGAGAAGAAGCAAAGCCAATTTCTTCAGAATTGTGTCACTCTTTTCTGGTGCAATATCTATGAGCAAGTGGCTTGGTGAGGTGCAACAGTGGAAGAATCCAGTGACCACAATCCTAGTGCATGTcctctttttcatcttgataTGTTACCCTGAACTGATCCTCCCCACAATGTTCCTCTACATGTTTCTCATTGGAATATGGAACTTTAGGTTTAGGCCAAGGCACCCTCCACACATGGACACCAAACTTTCTTGGGCAGAAGCAGCACACCCAGATGAACTTGATGAGGAGTTTGATACTTTTCCCACCTCAAAGGCTCAAGATGTGATCAGAATGAGGTATGATAGGCTTAGGAGTGTGGCTGGGAGGATACAAACTGTGGTTGGAGATATTGCAACACAAGGTGAGAGGTTTCATGCATTGCTTAGTTGGAGAGACCCTAGAGCCACAAGcctatttgtgattttttgccTTGTTGTTGCTGTGGCATTGTATGTGACACCTTTCAAGGTTGTGGCTTCAGTTGCTGGCATTTTCTGGCTCAGGCACCCCAGGTTCAGAAGCAAGCTACCCTCGATGCCTAGTAATTTCTTCAAGAGGTTGCCATCTTGTGTTGATGGCATGCTTTGA